From Bradyrhizobium sp. NDS-1, the proteins below share one genomic window:
- a CDS encoding amino acid ABC transporter ATP-binding protein has translation MQQTPSPSEPIVSLRDVQKSFGSLRVLDGVSFAVARGEVLALIGRSGSGKSTALRCIDRFEKVDGGEIVVCGHRVDRPDVNLRALRQDVGIVFQSYNLFPHLTIEQNITLAPCAVKGMSGSQAKDLARKVLAQVGLEEKLHAYPEQLSGGQQQRAAIARSLAMQPKVMLFDEVTSALDPELTGEVLKVIEQLAADGMTMVMVTHEMGFAKGIADRIVFMHRGKVHETGPASILTSPATPELTQFVGTGNLKS, from the coding sequence ATGCAGCAGACCCCCTCCCCATCCGAACCGATCGTTTCGCTTCGCGACGTGCAGAAGAGCTTTGGCTCGCTCCGCGTGCTCGACGGCGTCTCCTTTGCCGTGGCACGCGGCGAGGTGCTGGCGCTGATCGGCCGCTCCGGCTCCGGCAAGAGCACGGCGCTGCGCTGCATCGACCGTTTCGAGAAGGTCGACGGCGGCGAGATCGTCGTCTGCGGGCATCGCGTCGACCGCCCCGACGTGAACCTGCGCGCGCTGCGCCAGGACGTCGGCATCGTGTTTCAGAGCTACAATCTGTTTCCGCACCTCACCATCGAACAGAACATCACGCTCGCCCCCTGCGCCGTAAAGGGCATGTCCGGCTCGCAGGCCAAAGACCTCGCCAGAAAAGTGCTCGCCCAGGTCGGGCTCGAGGAGAAGCTGCACGCCTATCCAGAACAGCTCTCGGGCGGCCAGCAGCAGCGCGCCGCGATTGCCCGCTCACTCGCCATGCAGCCCAAGGTCATGCTGTTCGACGAGGTCACTTCCGCGCTCGATCCCGAGCTCACCGGCGAAGTGCTGAAGGTGATCGAGCAGCTCGCGGCTGACGGCATGACCATGGTGATGGTCACCCACGAGATGGGATTTGCCAAAGGCATCGCCGACCGGATCGTCTTCATGCATCGCGGCAAGGTCCACGAGACCGGACCCGCCTCGATCCTGACCTCGCCGGCGACGCCTGAACTCACGCAATTCGTGGGCACTGGAAACTTAAAATCATAA
- a CDS encoding amino acid ABC transporter permease encodes MGGHLNINHLMFLGQGALWTIGLSMIALIGGGIVGFVIALARISPLKSVRIASAVYVQLIQGTPLLVILFLGYFGLAAIGLQVSPLAAAGASLTLYVAAYLGEIWRGCIQSVPKPQWEAAEGLALSRTQRMIKVILPQAIRIATPPTVGFMVQIIKNTSLASVVGFVELMRSGQIVNNSLFEPFAIYAIIAVTYFAMCYPLSLFSQRLERRMGRGRSNLAPA; translated from the coding sequence ATGGGCGGACATCTCAACATCAACCATTTGATGTTCCTCGGCCAAGGCGCGCTGTGGACGATCGGCCTGTCCATGATAGCGCTGATTGGCGGCGGTATCGTCGGCTTCGTGATCGCGCTCGCGCGGATCTCGCCGCTCAAATCGGTACGGATCGCGAGCGCCGTCTACGTTCAGCTCATCCAGGGCACGCCGCTGCTCGTCATTCTCTTCCTCGGCTATTTTGGTCTTGCCGCCATCGGCCTGCAGGTCTCGCCGCTTGCGGCTGCCGGCGCCTCGCTGACGCTCTATGTCGCCGCCTATTTGGGCGAGATCTGGCGCGGCTGCATCCAGTCGGTGCCGAAGCCGCAATGGGAGGCGGCCGAGGGCCTGGCGCTGAGCCGGACCCAGCGCATGATCAAGGTGATCCTGCCGCAGGCGATCCGCATCGCGACGCCGCCGACCGTCGGCTTCATGGTGCAGATCATCAAGAACACCTCGCTCGCCTCCGTCGTCGGCTTCGTCGAGCTGATGCGCTCCGGGCAGATCGTCAACAACTCGCTGTTCGAGCCGTTCGCCATCTACGCCATCATCGCCGTCACCTACTTCGCCATGTGCTATCCACTGTCGCTGTTCAGCCAGAGGCTGGAGCGGCGGATGGGGCGTGGCAGGTCCAACCTCGCGCCAGCCTGA
- a CDS encoding amino acid ABC transporter permease: MSLQLDFPAVLERWPSFLAGAVLTLELAAFATVLGALLGTLAAVARGTHNALIAGACKVYVETIRNTPLLVQIFLVYFGLASLGLKYSAFTVAVAALTINVGAYTAEIMRAGFEAIPRGQIEAAEGLALSRLQIYWHIILLPAIEKVYPALTSQFVLLMLASSVCSQISAEELTAVANYIQSDTYRAFETYIIVAVLYVILSLVMRAGFWGLGLVLFPRRRRLGTPL, from the coding sequence ATGAGCCTTCAACTCGACTTTCCCGCAGTGCTGGAGCGTTGGCCGAGTTTTCTCGCCGGCGCTGTCCTCACGCTGGAGCTTGCGGCCTTCGCGACGGTGCTTGGCGCGCTCCTCGGCACGCTCGCGGCGGTCGCGCGCGGCACGCATAACGCGTTGATCGCGGGCGCCTGCAAAGTCTATGTCGAGACGATCCGCAACACGCCGCTCCTGGTGCAGATCTTCCTGGTCTATTTCGGCTTGGCCAGTCTCGGCCTGAAGTACTCCGCCTTCACCGTGGCCGTGGCCGCGCTGACCATCAATGTCGGCGCCTATACCGCCGAGATCATGCGCGCCGGCTTCGAGGCGATCCCGCGCGGGCAGATCGAAGCCGCCGAGGGGCTGGCGCTGTCGCGCCTGCAGATCTACTGGCACATCATCCTGCTGCCGGCGATCGAGAAGGTCTATCCCGCGCTGACGAGCCAGTTCGTGCTCTTGATGCTGGCCTCCTCGGTCTGTTCGCAGATCTCGGCCGAGGAGCTCACCGCCGTCGCGAACTACATCCAGTCGGACACTTATCGCGCGTTCGAAACCTACATCATCGTCGCCGTGCTCTACGTCATCCTGTCACTGGTGATGCGTGCCGGCTTCTGGGGCCTCGGCCTCGTGCTGTTTCCGCGCCGGCGGCGGCTCGGCACACCATTGTGA